The following are encoded together in the Gordonia insulae genome:
- a CDS encoding class I SAM-dependent methyltransferase, translating into MTASSARTPNAPSPERLKVAEETPGFMPLDEAQTLFEIAGEYLAQPNSTRVGIEIGTYCGKSTVFLGAAAEPYGATIVTVDHHRGSEEHQPGWEYHDETLVDPHTGKLDTSARFRRTMYDAALDGTVVGVLAGSTTAAKVWGKPADFVFIDGGHSMQAAQNDLDGWAPWVRIGGALLIHDVFPDPADGGRPPYEIYCQALATGQFTEVRAEGSLRVLRRDGGEVGTPLG; encoded by the coding sequence ATGACTGCATCGTCGGCAAGGACGCCGAACGCACCATCGCCGGAGCGCCTCAAGGTCGCCGAGGAAACCCCCGGTTTCATGCCACTCGATGAGGCCCAGACGCTGTTCGAGATCGCGGGAGAGTATCTGGCGCAGCCGAATTCGACCCGGGTCGGCATCGAGATCGGCACCTACTGCGGCAAGTCCACCGTCTTCCTCGGTGCGGCCGCCGAGCCGTACGGGGCGACCATCGTGACGGTCGATCATCATCGCGGATCCGAGGAGCACCAACCCGGCTGGGAGTACCACGACGAGACGCTCGTCGACCCGCACACCGGCAAGCTCGACACCTCGGCGCGATTCCGCCGGACCATGTACGACGCTGCCCTCGACGGCACCGTCGTCGGCGTGCTGGCGGGCTCGACTACCGCCGCGAAGGTGTGGGGCAAGCCCGCCGACTTCGTGTTCATCGACGGTGGACACAGCATGCAGGCGGCGCAGAACGACCTCGACGGCTGGGCGCCCTGGGTGCGCATCGGTGGTGCGCTGCTCATCCACGACGTGTTCCCCGATCCGGCCGACGGTGGCCGCCCGCCCTACGAGATCTACTGTCAGGCGCTGGCCACCGGCCAGTTCACCGAGGTGCGCGCCGAAGGCTCGCTACGCGTTCTGCGCCGCGACGGCGGTGAGGTGGGCACACCCCTCGGCTGA
- a CDS encoding ABC transporter substrate-binding protein/permease: MLGMVALFGAPMPRANAAPADSCAPAGVESASAAPVNLAAAEQGGEDRYTTATTTPIDQIDVTRLGLLKPGTISVGTLSDAGPSICVNSQGDFTGFDNELLKAVAAKLGLQIEFSGTEFAGLLSQVANNRFDVGSSSITTTDERRQTVDFTNGYDFGYFSLVAPTDGPIKGFSNLSADTRIGVVQGTVQDDYVVNTLKLDPVKFPDYATAYANLKSGQIDAWVAPSQQAEGAVRDGDGTAIVENTFSVNNFVAWAVGKNKPALVGALNSGLDAIIADGTYAKLYSDWVPRELPDGWKPGSKAAPEPELPDFAAIAEENAAKDTDAATDTQPKGTFAQLGSTFFNWDLYKESFPDLIKTGLVNTLILSLVSGVLGTILGMVLAVAGISRSRWLRWPARVYTDIFRGLPAVVVILIVGLGVGPIVKNLTGNNPYWLGAVALALLAAAYIGEIFRSGIQSVDDGQMEASRAIGFSYRQSMRLVVVPQGVRRVLPALMNQFISLIKDSSLVYFLGLLASQRELFAVGRDLNAQTGNLSPLVAAGIVYLILTIPLTHLVNYIDNRLRRGRPADVEDDPLPVTAVEKG, translated from the coding sequence ATGCTCGGCATGGTGGCCCTCTTCGGCGCCCCGATGCCGCGGGCGAACGCCGCCCCGGCCGACAGTTGCGCGCCCGCCGGAGTCGAATCGGCGTCCGCGGCGCCGGTCAATCTGGCGGCCGCCGAACAGGGCGGCGAGGACCGCTACACCACCGCCACCACCACGCCGATCGATCAGATCGACGTCACCAGGCTCGGGCTGCTCAAGCCGGGGACGATCTCCGTCGGCACCCTGTCGGATGCCGGTCCCAGCATCTGTGTGAACAGCCAGGGCGACTTCACCGGGTTCGACAACGAACTGCTCAAGGCGGTCGCCGCAAAACTCGGCCTGCAGATCGAGTTCTCCGGAACCGAGTTCGCCGGGCTGCTCTCGCAGGTGGCCAACAACCGTTTCGACGTCGGGTCGTCGTCGATCACCACCACCGACGAACGACGCCAGACCGTCGACTTCACCAACGGCTACGACTTCGGTTACTTCTCGCTGGTCGCGCCGACCGACGGCCCGATCAAGGGGTTTTCGAACCTGAGTGCCGACACCCGGATCGGTGTCGTGCAGGGCACCGTCCAGGACGACTATGTCGTCAACACCCTCAAGCTCGATCCGGTGAAGTTCCCCGACTACGCGACCGCGTACGCCAACCTCAAGAGCGGCCAGATCGACGCCTGGGTCGCGCCGTCCCAGCAGGCCGAGGGAGCGGTGCGCGACGGCGACGGCACCGCCATCGTCGAGAACACCTTCAGCGTCAACAACTTCGTCGCCTGGGCGGTCGGCAAGAACAAGCCGGCGCTCGTCGGTGCGCTGAACTCCGGCCTCGACGCCATCATCGCCGACGGCACGTACGCGAAGCTCTACTCCGACTGGGTGCCGCGTGAGCTGCCGGACGGATGGAAGCCGGGCAGCAAGGCCGCGCCGGAACCGGAACTGCCCGACTTCGCCGCGATCGCCGAGGAGAACGCCGCGAAGGACACCGACGCAGCGACGGACACACAGCCCAAGGGCACCTTCGCCCAACTGGGCAGCACCTTCTTCAACTGGGATCTCTACAAGGAGTCGTTCCCCGACCTCATCAAGACGGGACTGGTCAACACACTGATCCTGTCCCTGGTGTCGGGTGTGCTGGGCACCATCCTCGGCATGGTGCTGGCGGTCGCCGGTATCTCCCGGTCGCGGTGGCTGCGCTGGCCGGCCCGCGTGTACACCGACATCTTCCGCGGTCTGCCCGCCGTCGTGGTGATCCTGATCGTCGGGCTCGGGGTGGGCCCGATCGTGAAGAACCTGACCGGCAACAATCCGTACTGGCTGGGTGCCGTCGCGCTGGCGTTGCTCGCGGCCGCCTACATCGGCGAGATCTTCCGATCGGGCATCCAGAGCGTCGACGACGGCCAGATGGAGGCGTCGCGGGCGATCGGGTTCAGCTATCGGCAGTCGATGCGGCTGGTCGTGGTCCCGCAGGGTGTACGCCGCGTGCTGCCCGCGCTGATGAATCAGTTCATCAGCCTGATCAAGGACAGTTCGCTGGTCTACTTCCTCGGTCTCCTCGCCAGTCAGCGGGAGCTGTTCGCGGTCGGTCGAGACCTCAACGCGCAGACCGGTAATCTCTCGCCGCTGGTGGCCGCGGGCATCGTGTACCTCATTCTGACCATCCCGCTGACACACCTCGTGAACTACATCGACAACCGTCTGCGCAGGGGCCGCCCGGCCGACGTCGAGGATGATCCGTTGCCCGTGACCGCCGTCGAGAAGGGATGA
- a CDS encoding ABC transporter substrate-binding protein codes for MKPSHSVKHALRTAATVGAVAVLAVGGLSACADDSSSGSGDSAGATSALPSNAATGDPIKVGFITPEGGPITVPMVREGGEAATEYLNNNGGGIGGHKIDLVVCKEQEDPASATSCANQMVEQKVSVVVAPFGSQGAVMLPIVAGAGIPYVAQAPVSMVEMMTPGAFMLSGGILAVFAGQAATAAKEGVKKVAVVISDAGDAASSVKAIGEPTFKAAGVEMDVITIPASAADPTPQITAGLADNPGAVTVLGETSQCISTIKALQTAAPTVKKYLIASCLDKQVIDSVGADAVTGAKAFTTVKLDSDDPSSELYRSVMATYAPDTDPAGLAYLGYQVMMSLGEVGKSLTGPVTPQDFMTALSSAKDVPLPAAPGLTFTCDGSAVPQLKTLCSKSILVSDVNADTKLENTVAVNN; via the coding sequence GTGAAACCATCGCATTCGGTCAAGCATGCCCTGCGCACGGCGGCGACGGTCGGCGCCGTCGCGGTACTCGCCGTCGGGGGGCTGTCGGCATGCGCCGACGACAGTTCGTCGGGATCTGGCGATTCGGCCGGTGCCACTTCGGCTTTGCCGTCGAATGCGGCTACCGGGGACCCGATCAAGGTCGGCTTCATCACTCCGGAGGGTGGTCCGATCACCGTGCCGATGGTCCGCGAAGGTGGTGAGGCCGCCACCGAATACCTGAACAACAACGGCGGCGGGATCGGCGGCCACAAGATCGACCTGGTCGTCTGCAAAGAGCAGGAGGACCCCGCGTCGGCCACGAGTTGCGCCAACCAGATGGTCGAACAGAAGGTGTCCGTCGTCGTGGCGCCGTTCGGCTCACAGGGTGCGGTCATGTTGCCGATCGTCGCGGGCGCGGGCATTCCCTATGTCGCTCAGGCGCCCGTCTCGATGGTCGAGATGATGACTCCGGGCGCGTTCATGCTCTCCGGCGGCATCCTCGCCGTATTCGCAGGTCAGGCTGCCACTGCAGCCAAAGAAGGGGTCAAGAAGGTGGCCGTCGTGATCTCGGATGCGGGCGACGCCGCCTCCTCGGTCAAGGCGATCGGAGAGCCGACATTCAAGGCGGCGGGCGTGGAGATGGACGTCATCACCATCCCGGCGTCGGCCGCGGATCCGACCCCGCAGATCACTGCCGGTCTGGCCGACAATCCAGGCGCGGTCACCGTACTGGGCGAGACCAGTCAGTGCATCTCGACGATCAAGGCGTTGCAGACCGCGGCGCCGACGGTGAAGAAGTACCTCATCGCCAGTTGCCTGGACAAGCAGGTCATCGACAGCGTGGGGGCCGACGCGGTGACTGGCGCCAAGGCGTTCACCACGGTCAAACTCGACTCGGACGACCCGTCTTCCGAGCTGTACCGCAGTGTTATGGCCACCTATGCCCCCGATACCGATCCGGCGGGCCTTGCCTACCTCGGCTATCAGGTGATGATGTCGCTCGGCGAGGTCGGCAAATCGCTGACCGGCCCGGTGACCCCGCAGGACTTCATGACGGCGTTGTCGTCGGCCAAGGATGTCCCGCTGCCCGCCGCTCCCGGCCTCACCTTCACCTGTGACGGCTCGGCCGTTCCGCAGCTGAAGACGCTGTGCAGCAAGTCGATTCTGGTCAGTGACGTCAACGCTGATACCAAACTCGAGAACACCGTCGCAGTCAACAACTAG
- a CDS encoding alpha/beta hydrolase — translation MNKQNVTFDSHGTDCDAWFFPGAEGSPFDTADGRPVVVMAHGFAGTKDSGLAPYARRFADAGIAVLAFDYRGFGLSGGQPRQRISMKGQADDYRAAIRAAQRQPGVDPQRVILWGISQSGGHALIVAAERTDICAVITMVPLVNGLAAGVHHYPQVGAAAMARSTVVGIGSALAGRAGRPATMMPVVGRPGERAALTSPGFYDDYLAIAGPSWRNEVDASVGLELGGFRADKDADKISAPVLMQIADFDQGAPPQAAAKAAFKARAEVRHYPCDHFDVFEGKEWFEPAVTHQLSFLTRHLVGDRAGSGSAAAAR, via the coding sequence ATGAACAAGCAGAACGTGACCTTCGATTCGCACGGAACCGACTGTGATGCCTGGTTTTTCCCCGGCGCCGAGGGTTCGCCCTTCGACACCGCGGACGGTCGCCCGGTCGTGGTCATGGCGCATGGCTTCGCGGGTACCAAGGACTCCGGCCTCGCACCGTACGCACGGCGCTTCGCCGATGCGGGGATCGCAGTGCTGGCCTTCGACTATCGCGGTTTCGGTTTGTCCGGTGGGCAACCGCGGCAACGGATCTCGATGAAGGGTCAGGCCGACGACTACCGTGCCGCGATACGGGCGGCGCAACGGCAGCCCGGGGTCGACCCGCAGCGGGTGATCCTCTGGGGCATCTCCCAATCGGGTGGGCACGCGCTGATCGTCGCCGCGGAACGGACCGACATCTGTGCGGTGATCACCATGGTGCCGTTGGTGAACGGGCTCGCGGCGGGCGTCCATCACTACCCGCAGGTCGGTGCCGCGGCGATGGCCCGATCCACCGTTGTCGGGATCGGCAGCGCCTTGGCCGGTCGGGCCGGTCGTCCCGCGACGATGATGCCGGTCGTCGGTCGGCCGGGCGAGCGGGCCGCACTCACCTCGCCGGGGTTCTACGACGACTACCTCGCGATTGCGGGGCCGTCATGGCGCAACGAGGTGGACGCATCGGTCGGTCTGGAACTGGGTGGCTTCCGCGCCGACAAGGACGCCGACAAGATCTCCGCTCCCGTGTTGATGCAGATCGCCGATTTCGACCAGGGCGCGCCGCCGCAGGCAGCCGCCAAGGCGGCCTTCAAGGCGCGTGCGGAGGTACGGCATTACCCGTGTGATCACTTCGACGTCTTCGAGGGCAAGGAGTGGTTCGAACCCGCTGTCACGCACCAGCTCTCGTTTCTGACGAGGCACCTCGTCGGTGATCGCGCGGGCTCCGGATCAGCGGCGGCGGCACGATGA
- a CDS encoding DUF2277 domain-containing protein, translated as MCRNITELRGLEPAATDEEIEAAARQYVRKVSGVRHPSAANVEAFEEAVRKVTEATHVLLDALPERRQPPKTVPPLRRPEVRARIAARG; from the coding sequence ATGTGCCGCAACATCACCGAACTGCGCGGTCTCGAGCCCGCGGCCACCGATGAGGAGATCGAGGCCGCGGCCCGTCAATATGTCCGCAAGGTGAGTGGGGTCCGCCATCCTTCCGCCGCCAACGTCGAGGCATTCGAGGAGGCGGTGCGCAAGGTCACCGAGGCCACGCATGTCCTTCTCGACGCCCTGCCGGAGCGTCGGCAGCCACCCAAGACCGTGCCTCCGCTGCGGCGTCCCGAGGTGCGGGCCCGCATCGCGGCGCGGGGCTGA
- a CDS encoding NADPH:quinone oxidoreductase family protein yields the protein MKAQVLTAETGPAGLELTDVDDLTPADGQVLVDIKSCGVCFPDLLMSQGKYQLRMPTPFTPGTEVAGVVRQAPEGSSVKAGDKVLVASIVGGFAEQVTAAPEQLLPLPDGLTFDEGAAMGINYQTALFALKLRAQTAPGEIVGVLGAAGGVGTASIMVAKAMGAKVIAIVHRKGAEDLLRSAGADEIVQLEDGWGAELKKIAPEGVDVMIDPSGGDVFDEALRQVAPDGRYVVIGFAAGGIPTVKLNRVLFRNIAVVGAAWGEYVRTHPGVPELLHDELGEMIAAGMRPLVNVTYSLDELPQALTDLAEGRILGKAVVKIAD from the coding sequence ATGAAAGCACAAGTGCTCACCGCCGAGACGGGCCCCGCTGGACTGGAACTGACCGACGTCGACGACCTCACGCCGGCCGACGGCCAGGTCCTCGTCGACATCAAGTCGTGTGGTGTGTGTTTCCCCGATCTCCTGATGAGTCAGGGCAAATATCAGCTGCGGATGCCCACTCCGTTCACGCCGGGTACCGAGGTGGCGGGGGTCGTCCGTCAGGCGCCGGAGGGTTCCTCGGTCAAGGCAGGCGACAAGGTGCTCGTCGCGTCGATCGTCGGCGGCTTCGCCGAGCAGGTCACCGCGGCCCCGGAGCAGTTGCTGCCGCTGCCCGACGGCCTGACCTTCGACGAAGGCGCGGCGATGGGGATCAACTATCAGACGGCGTTGTTCGCCCTGAAGCTCCGCGCGCAGACCGCCCCGGGTGAGATCGTCGGCGTCCTCGGCGCTGCAGGCGGTGTCGGGACGGCGTCGATCATGGTGGCAAAGGCCATGGGCGCGAAGGTGATCGCCATCGTCCACCGCAAGGGTGCAGAGGACCTGCTGCGCAGTGCCGGGGCGGACGAGATCGTGCAACTCGAGGACGGCTGGGGCGCCGAGCTCAAGAAGATCGCGCCCGAGGGTGTCGACGTGATGATCGATCCGTCCGGCGGCGACGTGTTCGACGAGGCGTTGCGGCAGGTCGCGCCCGACGGCCGCTATGTGGTGATCGGGTTCGCCGCCGGCGGCATCCCGACGGTGAAGCTGAACCGGGTGCTCTTCCGCAACATCGCCGTCGTCGGGGCCGCGTGGGGCGAGTACGTCCGCACCCACCCGGGCGTCCCGGAACTGCTGCACGACGAGCTGGGCGAGATGATCGCCGCAGGCATGCGACCGCTGGTCAACGTCACCTATTCCCTCGACGAACTGCCCCAGGCGTTGACCGACCTGGCCGAAGGGCGGATCCTGGGGAAAGCGGTCGTCAAGATCGCCGACTGA
- a CDS encoding amino acid ABC transporter ATP-binding protein — translation MRDVADTITAREAVSLTGTDLHLSFGKNHVLRGVDIQVDAGTTTTVIGPSGSGKSTLLRVLNRLHEPDQGDILLDGRSVLQDNPDELRRRIGMVFQHFNLFPHKTVADNIALGPRKLRGLDKDEARAVAMRQLEIVGLTNKADARPGSLSGGQQQRVAIARALAMEPQVMFFDEATSALDPELVKGVLALMADLAQEGMTMVVVTHEMGYARNVSDNVLFMDHGVVVETGKPEQIFDSAESERLRAFLSQVL, via the coding sequence ATGAGGGACGTGGCCGACACCATCACCGCACGCGAGGCGGTCTCCTTGACCGGCACCGATCTGCACCTGTCGTTCGGCAAGAACCACGTACTGCGTGGCGTCGACATCCAGGTCGACGCCGGGACCACGACGACCGTGATCGGTCCGTCCGGGTCGGGCAAGTCGACGCTGCTCCGGGTGCTCAACCGGCTCCACGAACCCGATCAGGGAGACATCCTGCTCGATGGTCGGTCCGTCCTGCAGGACAATCCCGATGAACTCCGGCGCCGTATCGGCATGGTGTTCCAGCATTTCAACCTGTTCCCGCACAAGACGGTCGCCGACAACATCGCGCTCGGGCCGCGAAAACTGCGTGGCCTGGACAAGGACGAGGCGCGCGCCGTCGCGATGCGCCAGCTCGAGATCGTCGGGCTGACGAACAAGGCCGACGCCCGGCCCGGCAGCCTGTCCGGCGGACAGCAGCAACGCGTGGCGATCGCTCGGGCGCTGGCGATGGAACCGCAGGTGATGTTCTTCGACGAGGCGACGTCGGCGCTCGACCCCGAACTCGTGAAGGGGGTGCTGGCACTGATGGCCGACCTCGCGCAGGAGGGGATGACGATGGTCGTCGTCACCCACGAGATGGGCTACGCCCGCAACGTGTCCGACAACGTGCTGTTCATGGACCACGGCGTCGTCGTCGAGACCGGCAAGCCGGAACAGATCTTCGACTCGGCCGAGTCCGAGCGGCTGCGCGCGTTCCTGTCCCAGGTGTTGTGA
- a CDS encoding amidohydrolase family protein, which yields MSSDVPDGPDPATVLPDPFSSDEAERVRALWQGLGLPGLIDVHTHFMPKPVMDKVWAYFDSAGPLIGREWPITYRADEDVRAAALQDFGVRAYSSLVYPHKPDMAEWLNGWAADFAASHPDCLHTATFYPEESATDYVSTAIQRGTRVFKCHIQVGDFSPMDSLLDGVWSQIADSQVPVIIHCGSGPAPGTHTGPEPIAALLHRFPSLPLIVAHMGTPEYVEFLDLADRYPNVRLDTTMSFTDFAEADAPYPKDALPRLRDLGDRILFGSDFPNIPHPYAHALEAIERLDLGDDWVRGVLYGNASRLFGVG from the coding sequence GTGAGCAGCGATGTTCCCGACGGGCCTGACCCGGCAACCGTTCTGCCCGACCCCTTCAGTTCGGACGAGGCCGAGCGGGTACGAGCACTGTGGCAAGGTCTCGGCTTGCCCGGTCTGATCGACGTGCACACCCACTTCATGCCGAAGCCGGTGATGGACAAGGTGTGGGCCTACTTCGACTCGGCCGGACCGTTGATCGGCCGGGAGTGGCCGATCACCTACCGCGCCGACGAGGATGTCCGGGCGGCGGCACTGCAGGATTTCGGGGTGCGCGCGTATTCCTCGCTGGTCTATCCGCACAAGCCGGACATGGCGGAGTGGCTGAACGGCTGGGCGGCGGACTTCGCGGCCTCTCACCCGGACTGCCTGCACACCGCGACGTTCTACCCGGAGGAGTCGGCCACCGACTACGTCTCGACGGCGATCCAGCGTGGGACACGGGTGTTCAAGTGCCACATCCAGGTCGGCGACTTCTCACCGATGGACTCACTACTCGACGGCGTCTGGTCCCAGATCGCCGACAGCCAGGTCCCGGTCATCATCCACTGCGGTTCCGGTCCGGCCCCCGGCACGCACACCGGACCCGAGCCGATCGCCGCACTCCTGCACCGGTTTCCGTCGTTGCCGCTGATCGTCGCGCACATGGGTACGCCCGAATACGTCGAGTTCCTCGATCTCGCGGACCGCTACCCGAACGTCCGCCTCGACACCACCATGTCGTTCACCGACTTCGCCGAGGCAGACGCCCCGTACCCGAAAGATGCGCTGCCGCGGTTGCGCGACCTCGGCGACCGCATTCTGTTCGGCAGCGATTTCCCCAACATCCCCCACCCCTACGCACACGCCCTCGAGGCCATCGAACGCCTCGACCTCGGCGACGACTGGGTACGCGGCGTGCTGTACGGCAACGCCTCCCGGTTGTTCGGCGTCGGCTGA
- a CDS encoding SDR family NAD(P)-dependent oxidoreductase, protein MTATAVVVGGASGIGLATAHALAADGYDVVVADVNGDAAIAAADGIGGTTRAVTMDVTDEESVAAGFASVDNLAVVVSCAGLTIPGAIVDLELEHWQTTIDVCLTGSFLVLKHAGRQVVDGGSIIVISSLNGRQPGAGVGAYCASKAGVTMLVEVAALELAPRRIRVNSIQPGLVDTPLTAGTSMIPGLTEEYLENTPLGRSGRPEEIADVAVFLASDKASWVTGAAFDINGGAHLQRYPDVLGKVRALMA, encoded by the coding sequence ATGACCGCGACGGCCGTCGTGGTGGGCGGGGCGTCGGGGATCGGTCTGGCAACCGCACATGCGCTCGCCGCCGACGGATACGACGTCGTGGTGGCCGACGTGAACGGCGACGCGGCGATCGCGGCCGCCGACGGCATCGGCGGTACGACGCGCGCCGTGACCATGGATGTGACCGACGAGGAGTCGGTCGCCGCGGGCTTCGCGTCCGTCGACAACCTGGCAGTGGTGGTCAGCTGTGCCGGACTGACGATTCCCGGTGCGATCGTCGACCTCGAACTCGAGCACTGGCAGACCACCATCGACGTGTGCCTGACCGGGTCCTTCCTGGTGCTCAAACATGCCGGCCGGCAGGTTGTGGACGGCGGGAGCATCATCGTCATCTCGTCGCTCAACGGGCGCCAGCCGGGTGCGGGCGTGGGCGCCTACTGCGCGTCGAAGGCCGGTGTCACCATGCTGGTCGAGGTGGCCGCTCTCGAGTTGGCGCCTCGCAGGATCCGGGTGAACTCGATTCAGCCGGGGCTCGTGGACACTCCGCTGACCGCCGGCACGTCGATGATCCCGGGGCTCACCGAGGAGTACCTCGAGAACACGCCGCTCGGGCGCAGCGGCCGTCCGGAGGAGATCGCCGACGTCGCGGTGTTCCTGGCCTCCGACAAGGCCTCCTGGGTCACCGGCGCCGCGTTCGACATCAACGGCGGCGCGCACCTGCAGCGCTACCCCGACGTCCTCGGCAAGGTCCGCGCCCTGATGGCCTGA